One Pseudomonas sp. HOU2 genomic window carries:
- a CDS encoding DUF6124 family protein yields the protein MIKPTPNPPQAESTSPYESLDSKKLHDAAERALDHYLKPSAAAVRFHKPSSMFQVAPDMDNESLLVHACESLASASIMTSDIAAYVESPQRQTILAIQQIIMLAELAVNRVLDNHEISQSSTHN from the coding sequence ATGATCAAACCCACACCCAATCCGCCCCAAGCGGAAAGCACCTCCCCCTACGAATCCCTCGATTCAAAAAAACTCCACGACGCCGCCGAACGCGCCCTCGACCACTACCTGAAACCTTCCGCCGCCGCGGTGAGATTCCACAAACCCAGCAGCATGTTCCAGGTCGCCCCCGACATGGACAACGAAAGCCTGCTGGTCCACGCCTGCGAATCACTGGCCTCGGCAAGCATCATGACCAGCGACATTGCGGCCTATGTCGAAAGCCCGCAGCGACAGACGATACTGGCGATCCAGCAAATCATCATGCTGGCCGAGCTGGCGGTGAATCGGGTGCTGGATAACCACGAAATCTCGCAGTCTTCAACACACAACTAA
- a CDS encoding TonB-dependent receptor, translated as MKSRAKSGSVKQWLGVSALSFSALALLPMSVVLAAETVSSPTQKQFIFSLSAKPLPQALSDFSRVTGQSVVYTDEAPYGINAPAVSGQMSAEQALQHLLSGSGMTFRRTDSHTLALEPQPTEGALNLGATTITSMRDDSMSYQPPQTSSVMRSSASLQEIPQTVNVIPAQVIRDQTPRNLDDALANVSGITQGNTLGSTQDSVMTRGFGDNRNGSIMRDGMPIVQGRGMNETVDRVEVLKGPASLLYGIQDPGGVVNLVSKKPELTQYNALTLRGSTYGDGKNGSGGSFDSTGALGDSGLAYRMVLDHEDEDYWRNFGTHRETLIAPSLAWYGERTKLLFSYEHREFLTPFDRGTLIDPRTNHPLDISRNERLDEPFNDMEGRSDLYHFEADHELNDDWKAHFGYSWNRETYDASQVRVTAIDTKKGTLTRSMDGTQGAISTDRFTTASLEGKVNVLGMQHDLVFGVDDEYRKIYRADLIRQKSLSTFSYVNPVYGREVEGTTVSAADSAQTDLLRSDSVFLQDSIHLNDQWILVAGGRFQEYDQYAGKGVPFKANTDSDGQKFVPRAGLVYRYTDELSFYGSYTESFKPNSTIAPLSGSSTVLDGSIAPEEAKSWELGARLDIPGRITGNIALFDIKKRNVLVANAEGPTTIYSAAGEVRSRGLELDLTGQLTDRWSLIGAYAYTDAEVTEDPDYKGNRLQNVAKNSGSLSAVYDFGSVIGGDQLRVGAGARYVGERAGNAVNDFDLPSYTVADAFATYDTRLEGQKVKFQLNVKNLFDRTYYTSAASRFFVSMGDSRQISLSSTLEF; from the coding sequence ATGAAGTCCAGGGCAAAATCGGGTTCGGTCAAACAGTGGTTGGGCGTTTCGGCATTGAGTTTTTCGGCATTGGCGCTATTGCCGATGAGCGTGGTTCTCGCCGCTGAAACCGTCAGCAGCCCGACGCAGAAGCAGTTCATTTTTTCCCTGAGCGCCAAACCGCTGCCGCAAGCCCTGAGCGATTTCAGCCGCGTCACCGGGCAGAGCGTGGTCTACACCGATGAGGCGCCGTACGGCATTAACGCCCCGGCCGTCAGCGGCCAGATGAGTGCCGAACAAGCGCTGCAACACCTGCTCAGCGGCTCCGGCATGACCTTCCGCCGCACCGACAGCCATACCCTGGCGCTGGAACCGCAGCCCACCGAAGGGGCGCTGAATCTCGGCGCAACCACCATCACCTCGATGCGCGACGACTCGATGAGCTACCAGCCGCCGCAAACCAGTTCGGTGATGCGCTCTTCGGCTTCGCTGCAGGAAATTCCGCAGACCGTCAACGTGATCCCGGCCCAGGTGATCCGCGATCAGACCCCGCGCAATCTCGACGATGCGCTGGCCAACGTCAGCGGCATCACTCAGGGCAACACCTTGGGCAGCACCCAGGATTCGGTGATGACCCGCGGTTTCGGCGACAACCGCAATGGCTCGATCATGCGCGACGGCATGCCGATCGTGCAGGGCCGCGGGATGAACGAAACCGTTGATCGCGTCGAAGTGCTCAAGGGCCCGGCCTCGTTGCTTTACGGAATCCAGGACCCGGGCGGGGTGGTCAACCTGGTCAGCAAGAAACCCGAACTGACCCAATACAACGCCCTGACCCTGCGTGGCTCCACCTACGGCGACGGCAAGAACGGCAGCGGCGGCAGCTTCGACAGCACCGGCGCGCTGGGCGATTCCGGCCTGGCGTATCGCATGGTGCTGGATCACGAAGACGAAGATTACTGGCGCAATTTCGGCACTCACCGCGAGACGCTGATCGCGCCATCGCTGGCCTGGTACGGCGAACGCACCAAGCTGTTGTTCTCCTACGAACACCGTGAGTTTCTCACGCCGTTCGACCGTGGCACGCTGATCGATCCGCGCACCAACCACCCGCTGGACATCTCGCGCAACGAGCGTCTGGACGAGCCGTTCAACGACATGGAAGGCCGCTCGGACCTGTACCATTTCGAGGCCGACCACGAACTCAATGACGACTGGAAAGCTCACTTCGGCTACAGCTGGAACCGCGAGACCTACGACGCCAGCCAGGTGCGCGTGACCGCTATCGACACCAAGAAAGGCACGCTGACCCGCAGCATGGACGGCACGCAAGGCGCGATCAGCACTGACCGTTTCACCACCGCCAGCCTCGAAGGCAAGGTCAATGTGCTGGGCATGCAGCATGACCTGGTGTTCGGCGTCGACGACGAGTACCGCAAGATCTACCGCGCCGACCTGATCCGCCAGAAAAGCCTGAGCACCTTCAGCTACGTCAATCCGGTGTATGGCCGTGAAGTCGAAGGCACCACCGTCAGCGCGGCGGACAGCGCGCAGACCGATCTGCTGCGCAGCGATTCGGTGTTTCTGCAGGACTCGATCCATCTCAATGATCAGTGGATTCTGGTCGCCGGCGGACGCTTCCAGGAGTACGACCAGTACGCCGGCAAAGGCGTGCCGTTCAAGGCCAACACCGACAGCGACGGGCAGAAGTTCGTACCGCGTGCGGGCCTGGTGTATCGCTACACCGACGAGTTGTCGTTCTACGGCAGCTACACCGAATCGTTCAAACCCAACTCGACCATTGCCCCGCTCAGCGGCAGCAGCACCGTGCTCGACGGCAGCATCGCGCCGGAAGAAGCCAAGTCGTGGGAGCTGGGGGCGCGGCTGGATATTCCAGGGCGCATCACCGGCAACATTGCGCTGTTCGACATCAAGAAACGCAACGTGCTGGTGGCCAACGCCGAAGGCCCGACCACGATCTACAGCGCCGCCGGCGAAGTGCGTTCCCGGGGTCTTGAACTGGACCTGACCGGTCAACTGACCGACCGCTGGAGCCTGATCGGCGCCTATGCCTACACCGATGCCGAGGTCACCGAAGACCCGGACTACAAAGGCAATCGCCTGCAAAACGTGGCGAAGAACAGCGGCTCATTGTCGGCGGTGTATGACTTCGGCAGCGTGATCGGTGGTGATCAACTGCGGGTCGGTGCCGGGGCGCGGTATGTCGGCGAACGCGCGGGCAATGCGGTGAATGATTTCGACCTGCCGAGCTACACCGTGGCCGATGCGTTTGCCACTTACGACACCAGACTCGAAGGGCAGAAGGTCAAGTTCCAGCTCAACGTGAAGAACCTGTTCGACCGCACCTACTACACCTCGGCGGCGAGCCGGTTCTTTGTGTCGATGGGCGATTCGCGGCAGATTTCGCTCTCCAGTACGCTGGAGTTCTGA
- a CDS encoding AraC family transcriptional regulator, producing MAAIDTLQVFQALNRSPNARLVHSAELGDGLSAALWTNHHDAQEYAAPSHHTLSCYIAGGTGTFRRGQPGRKGGPDKLCILPADHESGWVINGDIRLAHLYFSAEQFALGCVTLLDREPREMQLREQTFLEDPQQAGRFRQLLTLNWDEPAERLLTSSIAHELISHTLLSQVGARQGLRLKGGLAPHQRRQLVEFIDNQLAEPISLGQLAGLCALSEYHFARMFRVSFGLPPHQYVLARRLSRARELLRGTALPLGEIALACGFASASHFTNRFRQVLGGTPGEYRQAFLR from the coding sequence ATGGCCGCTATCGATACCCTGCAAGTCTTTCAAGCCCTCAACCGCTCGCCGAACGCACGCCTTGTGCACAGCGCCGAGCTCGGTGACGGCTTGTCTGCGGCCCTGTGGACCAACCACCACGACGCCCAGGAATACGCAGCGCCGAGCCACCACACCCTGTCCTGCTACATCGCCGGTGGCACCGGGACGTTTCGTCGCGGTCAACCGGGGCGCAAGGGTGGGCCGGACAAGCTGTGCATCCTGCCGGCGGATCATGAATCCGGTTGGGTGATCAACGGCGATATCCGCCTCGCTCATCTGTATTTCAGTGCCGAGCAGTTTGCGTTGGGGTGCGTCACCTTGCTCGATCGCGAGCCGCGAGAGATGCAACTGCGTGAGCAGACCTTTCTGGAAGATCCACAGCAGGCCGGACGCTTTCGGCAGTTACTGACGCTGAATTGGGACGAACCTGCCGAACGCTTGCTGACCAGCAGCATCGCCCATGAATTGATCAGCCATACCCTGCTCAGCCAGGTCGGCGCCCGGCAGGGTTTGCGCCTCAAGGGCGGACTGGCGCCCCATCAGCGGCGGCAACTGGTCGAGTTCATCGACAATCAGTTGGCCGAGCCGATCAGCCTCGGGCAACTGGCCGGATTGTGTGCGCTGTCGGAATACCACTTTGCGCGGATGTTTCGCGTGAGCTTCGGTTTGCCGCCGCATCAGTACGTGCTGGCACGGCGCTTGAGCCGGGCGCGGGAATTGTTGCGCGGCACGGCGTTGCCGCTGGGGGAGATTGCACTGGCGTGCGGGTTTGCCAGTGCCAGCCATTTCACCAACCGGTTTCGGCAGGTATTGGGTGGGACGCCGGGGGAATATCGGCAGGCGTTTTTGCGCTAG
- a CDS encoding D-glycerate dehydrogenase, whose translation MKKTVLAFSRITPPMIERLQQEFDVIVPNPKNGDINAQFNEALPHAHGLIGVGRKLGKAQLETAEKLEVVSSVSVGYDNYDLDYFNERGIMLTNTPDVLTESTADLAFALIMSSARRVAELDAWTKAGQWQASVGAPLFGCDVHGKTLGIVGMGNIGAAVARRGHFGFNMPILYSGNSRKPELEQQLGAQFRSLDQLLAEADFVCLVVPLSDKTRHLISHRELALMKPGAILVNISRGPVVDEPALIEALQNNRIRGAGLDVYEKEPLAESPLFQLKNAVTLPHIGSATNETREAMANRALANLRSALLGERPQDLVNPQVWRG comes from the coding sequence ATGAAAAAAACAGTCCTGGCCTTCAGCCGCATCACCCCGCCCATGATCGAGCGCCTGCAGCAAGAGTTCGATGTCATCGTCCCCAACCCAAAGAACGGCGACATCAACGCCCAATTCAACGAAGCCCTCCCCCACGCCCACGGCCTGATCGGCGTCGGCCGCAAACTCGGCAAAGCCCAACTCGAAACCGCCGAAAAACTCGAAGTGGTCTCCAGCGTCTCCGTCGGCTACGACAACTACGACCTCGACTACTTCAATGAACGCGGGATCATGCTCACCAACACCCCGGACGTGCTCACTGAAAGCACCGCCGACCTCGCCTTCGCCCTGATCATGAGCAGCGCCCGCCGCGTCGCCGAACTCGACGCCTGGACCAAGGCCGGCCAATGGCAAGCCAGCGTCGGCGCGCCGCTGTTCGGTTGTGACGTCCACGGCAAGACCCTGGGCATCGTCGGCATGGGCAACATCGGCGCCGCCGTCGCCCGCCGGGGCCATTTCGGTTTCAACATGCCGATCCTCTACAGCGGCAACAGCCGCAAGCCGGAACTGGAACAACAACTCGGCGCGCAATTTCGCAGCCTCGACCAACTGCTGGCCGAAGCCGACTTCGTTTGCCTGGTGGTGCCGCTCAGCGACAAGACCCGACACCTCATCAGCCACCGCGAACTGGCGCTGATGAAGCCAGGTGCGATTCTGGTCAACATCTCCCGTGGCCCGGTGGTCGACGAGCCGGCCCTGATCGAAGCCCTGCAAAACAATCGCATCCGTGGCGCCGGACTGGACGTCTACGAAAAAGAACCACTGGCCGAGTCGCCGCTGTTCCAGTTGAAAAATGCTGTGACATTGCCGCATATCGGCTCCGCCACGAATGAAACGCGCGAAGCCATGGCCAATCGTGCACTGGCCAATCTGCGCAGCGCGCTGCTCGGCGAACGCCCGCAGGACCTGGTCAATCCGCAAGTCTGGCGCGGATAA
- a CDS encoding LysR family transcriptional regulator, whose protein sequence is MDTLQNMRAFSCVAEAGSFTAAAVQLDTTTANVSRAVSNLEAHLQTRLLNRTTRRIALTEAGKRYLLRCEQILAYVEEAEAEASQAHARPAGQLKVHTMTGIGQHFVIDAIARYRKTHPDVTFDLTMANRVPDLLDEGYDVSIVLASELPDSGFVSQRLGITYSIVCASPAYVKANGCAQKPSDLLNHACLRLVSPVIPLEKWAFNGPDGQEMVTINSSPFLVNSADAMKAAIISGMGVGVLPVYAAIEGLRNGTLVRMMPNYRSQELNLYAIYPSRQYLDAKIKTWVEYLRGSLPEILAAHQAELAAYELSGSLAGARVAN, encoded by the coding sequence ATGGACACATTGCAAAACATGCGCGCCTTCAGTTGCGTGGCCGAAGCCGGCAGCTTCACCGCCGCCGCCGTGCAACTCGACACCACCACGGCCAACGTCTCGCGCGCGGTCTCCAACCTGGAAGCCCACCTGCAAACCCGCCTGCTCAATCGCACGACCCGGCGCATCGCCCTGACCGAGGCCGGCAAGCGCTACCTGCTGCGCTGCGAACAGATCCTGGCCTATGTCGAAGAAGCCGAAGCCGAGGCCAGCCAGGCCCACGCGCGCCCCGCCGGCCAGTTGAAAGTGCACACCATGACCGGCATCGGCCAGCACTTCGTGATCGACGCCATCGCCCGCTACCGCAAGACCCACCCGGACGTGACCTTCGACCTGACCATGGCCAACCGCGTGCCGGACCTGCTCGACGAGGGCTACGACGTGTCCATCGTGCTGGCCAGCGAACTGCCGGACTCGGGCTTCGTCTCGCAACGCCTGGGCATCACCTACAGCATCGTCTGCGCCTCCCCGGCCTACGTGAAAGCCAACGGTTGCGCGCAAAAACCCAGCGACCTGCTGAACCACGCCTGCCTGCGCCTCGTCAGCCCGGTGATCCCCCTGGAAAAGTGGGCCTTCAACGGCCCCGACGGCCAGGAAATGGTCACCATCAACAGCTCGCCGTTCCTGGTGAACTCCGCCGACGCGATGAAAGCCGCGATCATCAGCGGCATGGGCGTCGGCGTCCTGCCGGTGTACGCCGCCATTGAAGGGCTGCGCAACGGCACGCTGGTACGGATGATGCCCAACTACCGCTCGCAGGAACTCAACCTGTACGCGATCTACCCGTCGCGGCAGTACCTGGATGCGAAGATCAAGACCTGGGTCGAGTATTTGCGCGGGTCACTGCCGGAAATCCTCGCCGCGCATCAGGCAGAACTGGCCGCCTACGAGTTAAGCGGCAGCCTCGCCGGAGCCCGCGTCGCCAACTGA
- a CDS encoding DMT family transporter gives MNLSLYLLTVLIWGTTWIALKWQLGVVAIPVSIVYRFGLAALVLFALLLLSRRLQPMNRRGHLICVAQGLCLFCVNFMCFLTASQWIPSGLVAVVFSTATLWNALNARVFFGQRIARNVLMGGALGLFGLGMLFWPELAGHHASPETLLGLGLALCGTLCFSAGNMLSSLQQKAGLKPLTTNAWGMAYGAAMLSVWCLVKGIPFDMDWSPRYVGALLYLVIPGSVIGFTAYLTLVGRMGPERAAYCTVLFPVVALNVSAFAEGYQWTAPALLGLVLVMLGNVLVFRKPKTLVAPVQGKLV, from the coding sequence ATGAACCTTTCGCTGTATCTGCTGACCGTGCTGATCTGGGGCACCACCTGGATTGCCCTGAAATGGCAATTGGGCGTGGTCGCGATACCGGTGTCGATCGTCTATCGCTTCGGTCTCGCCGCGCTGGTGCTGTTTGCGCTGTTGCTGCTCAGTCGGCGGCTGCAACCGATGAACCGGCGGGGGCATCTGATCTGCGTGGCGCAGGGCTTGTGTCTGTTCTGCGTCAACTTCATGTGCTTTCTGACCGCCAGCCAGTGGATTCCCAGCGGACTGGTGGCGGTGGTGTTTTCCACAGCCACTTTGTGGAACGCGCTCAATGCCCGGGTGTTCTTCGGTCAGCGCATCGCCCGTAACGTGCTGATGGGCGGGGCGCTCGGTTTGTTCGGTCTGGGAATGCTGTTCTGGCCGGAACTGGCCGGCCATCACGCCAGCCCCGAAACGTTGCTGGGTCTTGGCTTGGCGCTGTGCGGCACTCTGTGTTTCTCGGCGGGCAATATGCTCTCGAGCCTGCAGCAGAAGGCCGGTCTGAAACCCTTGACCACCAACGCCTGGGGCATGGCCTATGGCGCGGCGATGTTGTCGGTGTGGTGCCTGGTCAAAGGCATTCCATTCGATATGGACTGGTCGCCGCGTTATGTCGGGGCGCTGCTGTATCTGGTGATCCCGGGTTCGGTGATCGGGTTTACCGCGTACCTGACGCTGGTCGGGCGCATGGGGCCGGAGCGCGCCGCTTACTGCACGGTGCTGTTCCCGGTGGTGGCGCTGAACGTGTCAGCGTTTGCTGAAGGTTATCAGTGGACGGCACCGGCGTTGCTCGGGCTGGTGTTGGTGATGCTGGGTAATGTCTTGGTGTTTCGTAAGCCGAAAACGCTGGTGGCGCCGGTGCAGGGGAAGTTGGTATGA
- a CDS encoding DUF2165 domain-containing protein produces the protein MNNLTTDKIIRYSKVILMTYISFFGVLVMIHNFTDYDSNYTYVAHILSMDTTAASESIKYRAIDSPMIHHRIYWFIITLEVTYTTLCLIGTYQLYRHINAPAEVFHEAKKFSIMGILAAIFIYYVCLQTVGVEWFDMDTSQSWNAKDWARHIVDFMLPVMIYITLKVER, from the coding sequence GTGAACAATCTGACAACCGACAAAATTATTCGCTACAGCAAAGTTATATTGATGACTTACATCAGCTTCTTTGGTGTATTGGTAATGATTCATAACTTTACCGACTATGATTCGAACTACACGTACGTGGCTCATATCCTGAGCATGGACACTACCGCCGCCAGTGAGTCCATAAAATACCGAGCCATTGACTCGCCAATGATTCATCACCGGATCTATTGGTTCATCATCACGCTGGAAGTAACGTATACGACGTTGTGCCTGATAGGCACCTATCAACTCTATCGGCACATCAACGCGCCTGCAGAGGTATTCCACGAGGCAAAAAAGTTCTCGATCATGGGAATACTGGCGGCAATATTCATTTATTACGTGTGCCTGCAAACCGTGGGTGTGGAATGGTTTGACATGGACACTTCACAATCATGGAATGCCAAAGACTGGGCCCGGCATATCGTAGACTTCATGTTGCCGGTGATGATTTACATCACCTTGAAAGTCGAGCGCTGA
- a CDS encoding efflux transporter outer membrane subunit has product MPRRIIRALLPLSVLAFTLGLSGCISTQGIAPHSTALEADALATDDAIAHAARDAHWPTAQWWQAYGDPQLNHWIDLAVQGSPSMAMAAARVRQAKAMAGVAEAAESLQIKGESTLKRHNWPTDQFYGPGELANTTTWDNNAALGFSYALDLWGRESNASERAVDLAHMSAAEARLAQLELQSNIVRAYIELSLHYAQRDIVAATLKQQQQILDLAQKRLDGGIGTHFEVSQAETPLPETHRQLDALDEEIALSRNQIAALAGKGPGDGAKLQRPTLALGAALKLPSALPAELLGQRPDVVASRWQVAAQARGIDVAHAGFYPNVDLVGSLGYMATGGGALEFLTGKKLNYNVGPAISLPIFDGGRLRSELGEASAGYDIAVAHYNQTLVNALKNISDQLIRRESMDKQQAFAAESVATAQKTYDIAMIAYERGLTDYLNVLNAQTLLFKQQQVQQQVQAARLSAHAELVTALGGGLGAGNDVPTAEQTAAPKTPALLR; this is encoded by the coding sequence GTGCCGCGTCGCATCATCAGAGCGCTTTTGCCGCTCAGTGTTCTGGCTTTTACCCTGGGTCTCAGCGGCTGCATCTCAACGCAAGGAATTGCCCCGCATAGCACGGCATTGGAAGCCGACGCACTGGCCACTGACGACGCCATCGCCCATGCCGCCCGTGACGCACACTGGCCCACCGCACAATGGTGGCAAGCCTACGGCGACCCGCAACTCAATCACTGGATCGATCTTGCCGTGCAGGGCAGCCCGAGCATGGCCATGGCCGCTGCGCGAGTGCGTCAGGCCAAGGCCATGGCCGGTGTCGCCGAAGCGGCCGAGTCGTTGCAGATCAAGGGCGAGTCGACGCTCAAGCGCCACAACTGGCCGACCGATCAGTTCTACGGTCCGGGCGAGCTGGCCAACACCACCACCTGGGACAACAACGCCGCGCTGGGCTTCAGCTACGCCCTCGACCTCTGGGGCCGCGAAAGCAACGCCAGCGAGCGCGCGGTGGATCTGGCGCACATGAGCGCCGCCGAAGCGCGGCTGGCGCAGCTGGAATTGCAGAGCAATATCGTGCGCGCCTACATCGAGTTGTCGCTGCATTACGCCCAGCGCGACATCGTCGCCGCGACGCTCAAGCAACAACAGCAGATTCTCGACCTGGCGCAGAAGCGACTGGACGGCGGCATCGGCACGCACTTCGAAGTCAGCCAGGCCGAAACGCCATTGCCGGAAACCCATCGGCAACTGGATGCGCTGGACGAAGAAATTGCCCTGAGCCGTAACCAGATCGCCGCGCTGGCGGGCAAAGGCCCGGGCGACGGGGCGAAGTTGCAGCGGCCGACTCTGGCGCTGGGTGCTGCGTTGAAACTGCCATCGGCCTTGCCTGCCGAGCTGCTCGGTCAGCGCCCGGACGTGGTTGCCAGTCGCTGGCAAGTAGCGGCGCAGGCACGCGGTATCGATGTGGCGCATGCCGGGTTTTATCCCAACGTCGATCTGGTCGGCAGCCTCGGCTACATGGCCACCGGTGGCGGGGCGCTGGAGTTTTTGACCGGCAAGAAGCTCAACTACAACGTCGGCCCGGCGATCTCGCTGCCGATCTTCGACGGTGGGCGTTTGCGCAGTGAGCTGGGCGAAGCGTCCGCCGGGTATGACATCGCCGTGGCGCATTACAACCAGACGCTGGTCAATGCGCTGAAGAACATCTCCGACCAGTTGATCCGCCGCGAGTCGATGGACAAGCAGCAAGCCTTCGCCGCCGAATCCGTGGCCACCGCGCAGAAGACTTACGACATCGCGATGATCGCTTATGAGCGCGGCCTTACTGACTACCTCAACGTGCTCAATGCGCAGACCTTGTTGTTCAAGCAACAGCAAGTGCAGCAGCAGGTGCAGGCCGCGCGCTTGAGTGCGCATGCGGAACTGGTGACGGCGCTGGGTGGCGGCCTCGGGGCTGGCAACGACGTGCCGACTGCCGAGCAAACGGCAGCCCCGAAAACCCCGGCCCTGCTGCGGTGA
- a CDS encoding FUSC family protein, which yields MTPLPAPLRWLYSLEWRRGLFDWARSDGVTWVYIFKVLLAAFLTLWLAMRLELPQPRTAMITVFIVMQPQSGQVFAKSFYRFLGTLAGSAMMVTLIALFAQNTELFLGSLAIWVGICSAGAARCRNFRAYGFVLAGYTAAMVGLPALAHPDGAFMAAVWRVLEISLGILCSTVVSAAILPQTASAAMRNALYQRFGVFALFVTDGLRGRSKAESFEASNVRFIAEAVGLEGLRSVTVFEDPHMRRRNGRLSRLNSEFMGITTRFNALHQLLERLRGNGEEHVVAAIRPGLQDLAEVLDGFSGRALTSPDAARLATALAAYKEGLPTRVRTLRGIFQETDPSEAEQLDFHTAYELLYRFVDDLHSYAQTHASLADHRHERERWDEPFTPQTNWWAAAASGIRASFILIVLGSYWVATAWPSGATMTLIAAATVGLSAATPNPKRMAFQMACGTFLGALIGFVEMFFIFPWIDGFPLLCVMLAPVIVLGSFLASRPKYAGVGLGLLIFFSTGSVPDNLTIYNPYTFINDYIAMVMGMLVCAAAGAIILPPNSRWLWKRLEQDLREQVVYAISGKLKGLASSFESRTRDLLHQAYGLAAGQPTVQKNLLRWMFVVLEVGHAIIELRKEQAILPVHPAYAESQPWRQAIRVMGRALVRLFLQPNPSNLERALVAVDHAISRVAATDEPFAPHFDTSALRRVKSYLHFIRTSLLDPQSPLAAYAVA from the coding sequence ATGACTCCCTTGCCCGCACCTCTACGCTGGCTCTACTCCCTGGAATGGCGTCGGGGTTTGTTTGACTGGGCGCGCAGCGATGGCGTGACCTGGGTCTACATCTTCAAGGTCTTGCTCGCCGCGTTCCTCACGCTGTGGCTGGCGATGCGCCTGGAGTTGCCGCAACCGCGTACGGCGATGATCACCGTGTTCATCGTCATGCAGCCGCAGAGCGGCCAGGTGTTCGCCAAGAGTTTCTATCGTTTCCTCGGCACGCTGGCCGGGTCGGCGATGATGGTCACGCTGATCGCGCTGTTCGCGCAGAACACCGAGTTGTTCCTCGGTTCGCTGGCGATCTGGGTCGGCATCTGCTCGGCCGGTGCGGCACGTTGCCGTAACTTTCGCGCCTACGGTTTTGTCCTTGCCGGCTACACCGCAGCGATGGTCGGATTGCCGGCGCTGGCGCACCCGGACGGCGCGTTCATGGCCGCCGTGTGGCGGGTGCTGGAGATCTCGCTGGGGATTCTCTGCTCGACCGTGGTCAGCGCCGCGATCCTGCCGCAAACCGCCAGCGCGGCGATGCGCAACGCGCTGTATCAGCGCTTCGGTGTATTCGCGCTGTTCGTCACCGATGGCCTGCGCGGGCGCAGCAAAGCCGAGTCGTTCGAAGCGAGCAACGTGCGCTTTATCGCCGAAGCGGTGGGCCTGGAAGGGCTGCGCAGCGTGACCGTGTTCGAAGACCCGCACATGCGTCGGCGCAACGGTCGCCTCAGCCGCTTGAACAGCGAATTCATGGGCATCACCACCCGCTTCAACGCGCTGCATCAGTTGCTCGAACGTCTGCGTGGCAATGGTGAAGAACACGTGGTGGCCGCGATCCGGCCGGGTCTGCAGGATCTGGCCGAAGTGCTCGACGGCTTCAGTGGCCGCGCCCTCACCAGCCCGGATGCCGCACGTCTGGCGACGGCATTGGCCGCGTACAAGGAAGGCCTGCCGACGCGCGTGCGAACCTTGCGCGGTATTTTCCAGGAAACCGATCCGAGTGAAGCCGAACAACTGGATTTCCATACCGCGTACGAGCTGCTCTATCGCTTCGTCGATGACCTGCACAGTTATGCACAGACCCACGCGTCGCTGGCCGATCACCGCCACGAACGCGAGCGCTGGGACGAGCCGTTCACCCCGCAAACCAACTGGTGGGCCGCTGCCGCTTCAGGTATTCGCGCGTCGTTCATCCTGATCGTGCTCGGCAGTTACTGGGTCGCCACCGCGTGGCCGAGCGGCGCGACCATGACCCTGATCGCTGCCGCCACCGTGGGCCTGTCCGCCGCCACGCCGAACCCGAAACGCATGGCTTTTCAAATGGCCTGCGGGACGTTCCTCGGGGCGCTGATCGGCTTCGTCGAGATGTTTTTCATCTTCCCGTGGATCGACGGTTTTCCGCTGCTGTGCGTGATGCTCGCGCCGGTGATCGTGCTCGGCTCGTTCCTCGCTTCGCGGCCGAAATATGCCGGGGTCGGTCTCGGTTTGTTGATCTTCTTCAGCACCGGTTCGGTGCCGGACAACCTGACCATCTACAACCCCTACACCTTCATCAATGACTACATCGCCATGGTCATGGGCATGCTGGTGTGCGCGGCGGCGGGGGCGATCATTCTGCCGCCGAACAGCCGCTGGTTGTGGAAGCGCCTGGAGCAGGATCTGCGTGAGCAAGTGGTCTATGCGATCAGCGGCAAACTCAAGGGCCTGGCGTCAAGTTTCGAGAGTCGTACCCGTGATCTGCTGCACCAGGCTTACGGTCTGGCGGCAGGTCAGCCGACCGTGCAGAAAAACCTGCTGCGCTGGATGTTCGTGGTGCTGGAAGTCGGCCACGCGATCATCGAGTTGCGCAAGGAACAGGCGATCCTCCCGGTGCACCCGGCGTACGCCGAATCGCAGCCGTGGCGTCAGGCGATTCGTGTGATGGGCCGGGCGCTGGTGCGGCTGTTCCTGCAACCGAACCCGAGCAATCTGGAGCGCGCACTGGTGGCGGTCGATCACGCGATCAGCCGGGTCGCCGCGACCGATGAGCCGTTCGCGCCGCATTTCGACACGTCCGCGCTGCGCCGGGTGAAGAGCTACCTGCACTTTATCCGCACCTCATTGCTCGACCCGCAATCACCACTCGCCGCCTATGCCGTCGCCTAG